DNA sequence from the Microcoleus sp. bin38.metabat.b11b12b14.051 genome:
TAAATTTTGTCGCTCTGTTTCAGCTTTTTTGCGATCGGTAATATCTAAAATAGTATTAATAGCATAAGTGACTTTGGCGTTGGTATCGTAAATAGGAGTTGCCGAAATTTCTAAGGGAATAATTTTATCACCTTTGTGTACTTCTATATCTTCAGCCATGGCATTTTCTCCCTTCAATGCCCGCACAATCGGTAAATTTTCGGGAGGATATTCTTGATTAGTACCAGCTTTATAAGTTTGATAAACCTCGGACAATTGTTCCGTACCCGTATCCGGCACAACTCCTTTACCAAATATGTTTTTGGCATTCTGATTGAAATAGAAAATCTTGCCATCTGAGTCCAACACTCCCACCCCAATCGGCATTGCTTCTAAAAACTGCGTCAAGCGATTTTCATTTTCGTGGAGTAGCGCAATCAGTAAACCTTGCTCGCGGTTTAAATCCGCCAATTCCTGATTCATTTGCTGAAGCTGGGCATTTTGTGCTGCCAGCAGTTGATTTTGACTATAACTGTTTACCGCTTCTTTTACGGTCAAACTCAAGTCTTCTTGTTGCCATGGTTTGGCTATATAACGATATAAATTTGCAGTTTTTATAGCATTTCCCACAGCTTCAACATCTGCTTGCCCAGTCAGCATGATTTTGATAGTTTTGGGCGAGAGTATATGGACTTTTTTTAATAATTCATCGCCCTTCATGTCAGGCATGATATGATCTGAAATAATTAACGGTACTTCATACCCATCTGACAATAGTTCTTCAAGCAACTCTAATGCTTCCTCCCCACTCTCGGCAATTTCGATCAGATAAGCATTGCCAACAGCTTCTTGAAGTTCTACTTTGAGGCTCTTGAGTACAGTGTTGTCATCATCTACACAAATAATTACCTGTTGTTTCATAATAGAGACAAGCCTGATTTAATAGTTTCGATTAATTCGGCTTCCGACCAAGGTTTAGACAAACAGCAGTGGAGATTTGCGAACTTTTCAGCTCGGCTAATAGCTTCTTCGTCAGCTTGACCTGTGAGCATAATTTTAACAACTTTAGGGAATTGCTCGTGAATGCGAATCAATAATTCGTCTCCCTTCATACCGGGCATTAACCAATCAGAGATAATCACAACAATACTCACATTGTCTTCGCTTAATTCTTGAATTAAATCTAAAGCTTCATCAGCATCCTCGGCGGCTTCATAGATATAATTATTCCCAAATGATGATGATAGCTGTGTCCGCAGACTGTCCAACACCATTCTTTCGTCATCAACACACAAAATAACTGCTTTAGACACTGATTATTCCTCGCTGATGATT
Encoded proteins:
- a CDS encoding adenylate/guanylate cyclase domain-containing protein, whose product is MKQQVIICVDDDNTVLKSLKVELQEAVGNAYLIEIAESGEEALELLEELLSDGYEVPLIISDHIMPDMKGDELLKKVHILSPKTIKIMLTGQADVEAVGNAIKTANLYRYIAKPWQQEDLSLTVKEAVNSYSQNQLLAAQNAQLQQMNQELADLNREQGLLIALLHENENRLTQFLEAMPIGVGVLDSDGKIFYFNQNAKNIFGKGVVPDTGTEQLSEVYQTYKAGTNQEYPPENLPIVRALKGENAMAEDIEVHKGDKIIPLEISATPIYDTNAKVTYAINTILDITDRKKAETERQNLITELFQANSNLELALETELKIANATSRFVPNQFLAFLGCDSIVDVKLGEAVELEMSILFSDIRDFTTMSEEMTPQETFTFINSYLRRMEPLIVEHQGFIDKYIGDAIMALFSEGADNAVKAGIAMLHTLVEYNQHRTSLGYVPIQIGVGINTGSLMLGTVGGSNRMDGTVIGDAVNLAARIESLTKNYGVSLLITQHTFDRLTNPADYAVRVIDRVQVKGKSEWVIVYEVFDADLPEVKAGKLATLQVFAQALSLYNIYNFSEAAALFADCLGQNPGDRVAQIYLDRCQLTVDS
- a CDS encoding response regulator → MSKAVILCVDDERMVLDSLRTQLSSSFGNNYIYEAAEDADEALDLIQELSEDNVSIVVIISDWLMPGMKGDELLIRIHEQFPKVVKIMLTGQADEEAISRAEKFANLHCCLSKPWSEAELIETIKSGLSLL